One genomic segment of Misgurnus anguillicaudatus chromosome 23, ASM2758022v2, whole genome shotgun sequence includes these proteins:
- the LOC141359259 gene encoding uncharacterized protein — MEKMNGVIFFCLCLWSLSGVFGSQFVSVMEGDSVVLSFSLTEKQIKDGIYWKFGPNKTPIAEMINYRTTIYDDRPDGAFKNRLLINHETGTLTITNIRTTHTGLYIITNRSQNEPLNIFNITVTRLPVPVITRDPTQCSSSSSSSSNCSLLCSVLNVRDVSLSWYKGNSLLSSTSWSDLNTNNISLPLEVEYQDTNKYSCVVNNTNTKQIQHLNITHLCQTCSVKEVVYCCRSFTEVVIQLVVSVLVGVAAVGFVVYDIRSRRDEEKKMRSDKPH, encoded by the exons ATGGAGAAGATGAACGGTGTGATTTTcttctgtttgtgtttgtggAGTCTGTCTg gtgtgtttggcaGTCAGTttgtgtcagtgatggagggagattctgtcGTTTTATCGTTTAGTCTCACTGAAAAACAGATAAAAGATGGAATCTACTGGAAGTTTGGACCTAATAAAACTCCTATAGCTGAAATGATAAACTATAGAACTACTATATATGATGATAGACCTGATGGAGCATTCAAAAACAGACTTCTTATAAACCATGAGACGGGAactctcaccatcacaaacatcagaaCCACACACACTGGACTTTATATTATAACCAACAGGAGCCAAAATGAACCTCTCAACATATTTAACATCACTGTCA CTCGTCTTCCTGTTCCTGTCATCACCAGAGACCCAACACAATgttcatcatcttcatcatcatcatcaaactgttcattattgtgttcagtgttgaatgtgagagatgtgagtctgtcctggtacaaaggaaacagtttattgtccagcaCCAGTTGGTCTGATCTCAACACCAACAACATCTCTCTACCTCTGGAGGTTGAATATCAGGatacaaacaaatacagctGTGTGGTGAACAATACCAACACAAAACAAATTCAACATCTTAACATCACTCATCTCTGTCAGACTTGTTCAG TAAAAGAAGTCGTCTACTGCTGTCGTAGTTTTACTGAAGTTGTGATCCAATTGGTCGTCTCTGTTCTGGTGGGCGTGGCTGCTGTTGGTTTTGTGGTTTATGACATCAGATCCAGAAGAGATGAAGAGAAGAAGATGAGATCAGATAAACCTCACTAA